ATGCGAAAGGCGCGATGCATAGGCGGAAGTCCCCGCCGCGAGCATAGGGACAATCCGCCTCGGAATCTCGTCAGAAGAGGTCCTGAGCCGAGGCGCCGTCCTGCCAATCGGCGCCGAGAACCAGGCTGGACGCATCGTGGTCAGCCCCGGCGACAGGCCAAATGGCATGCGGCTGGTCGATGGCACGCAGCTCGATGTCCTCGCGCGTCCAGGGCGGCGCGTGGTCGAACAGCACCCGCTCGATGCCCACATGTGGCGAAGCAAAGTAGCCGCAAACGCGGATCGAGCCGTCGGCAAAGGCGAGCAGCAGGTCGTCGGCACCAAGGCGCATGACTCGAACATCGCCCGGCTCGATGCCGCCCGCGAGGACCAGCTCGTCGACCTCGGGTGCGCCAGACAGGTCGATGACCACGTCGTCGCCGTCGCCGGGCAGGTAAACGTAGCCGTCGCCGCCGGAGCCGCCGACGAGGATATCGTCCCCTTCGGCTCCGTACAGCGTGTCGTCACCCGCGCCGGCATCGATGACGTCGTCGCCACGACCTCCAACGATGCGGTCGGCACCGGCGCTGCCAGTCGAGGCGCCCGCCGGGGCTGCCAGACCTTCGACCGCGATTGAAGCAGTGCGGACGTCGTCGCCATCCAGTCGCGCATTCGGCGGCGAGACGCGGTCATCCTCGAGAAGATCGACACCCTTGCCGAGCACGATGCGATCGGTCTTGGCGCTCCACTGAATGCGCTCGACCGAGAACAGGTGGTCGACCCCGGTATCGAACACGGCGACGAAATTCGGCACCTTGTGGGGAATCCAGTGGCGATTGAAGGTTATCGTGACCTCGCCGGCTCCCGAGTAGTCGATGACGTCGGTGCCATCGGTGCCGTAGTCGAGCTGCGGCTGCCCGCCGTGCGCAATGTTGAACCCCGGCGACCAGCGGAAGATGTCGTCGCCTTCGCCGCCGTAGAACTTCTCGATCTGTTTTGGACCGGCGCTGCCGGAAAAAGTATCCGCGCCGCGACCGCCGAGCAGCGTCGTGAATCCGTGCTCGGCGTGCAGGCTGTCGTCGCTGCCGGTCCCCAGCAAGGTCGACATGCCGGGCGACAGATGCATGCCGTAGGGGAGCGTTCGCGTCGGATCGAGACCCGAGTAGTGCACGAGCGAGGCGATGGCCGACGACGAATTGACGGTCGGTGTCGGCGAGCCAGGCAGACCGAAGGCGATGTAGGGATAGTCCTCCGCCTCGATGTCGCGCGCGTAGCTCGCCATCGTCTCCCAGGCGCCGAACTCCTCGCCGGCATAGGGCAGCGCGCGGCTGCCGCGAAGCTCAGGCGTCCCAATCTTGTCGGCGAGCTCGGCGCGCGCGGCGAGATTGGCGGTGGCCAGCGTGGTGCGCCCGTCGGCGCCTTCGATCCCCAAATAGGTGCCGTCGCTGGTGGCGTCGCGCACGCCCTCCATGACGAACCAATCGTCTTGCGCGCTACGGCCGCTCTCGCCCGGCTCGAACACGAGTTGCAGATGGTCGAAGCCGAGGCGCCCCAACCCGTACATCTGCACGGGTACCCATTCGATGCGCACCCGCGGCAAGGTCCCCCTCCTCCCGATTACTCCCTCCCGATAGGCCGATCCGGCCGCGGAATGCAACCCAAGATTGCAGATCAGGGTTCTCGGACCTGGATCGGGTGGGATGGGGGTCGGGGCGCCAACAGGCTTGCGGAATGGCCAGACTTCCGCCATTAACCGCGTTTAGATGGAAGCAGGACTGCCAACTGCACCGTAATTTTCTTGCCACCGCGGTGGGGTTGCGTATCCGATTTCGTCTTCAAGCCCGGCTTCGGCCGGGCTTATTTTTTGCGCTCTCCCGACGTCCATGTGCCGTCGCGGAACGCTTCGTGCACCGAGGTCGCGAGCGTCCGGGAGCTACGCAATACAGCGTCGTCGTCGATCCCGGCCGGTGGAAGCCAGGCCGGAACCTGTGCCATTCAGATCGACTGAAGGTTGACACGACTGTGCAGCTCTTCGGCAGTCTCCTTGCGCTCGCTATAGCGGTCGACGAGGTAGGCGGCGCGGTCGCGCGTCAGCAGCGTGAACTTAATCAGCTCTTCCATCACGTCGACTACACGGTCGTAGTACGCAGACGGCTTCATACGTCCCGCGTCGTCGAACTCGTTGAAGGCCTTGGCGACCGATGACTGGTTGGGGAT
Above is a genomic segment from Hyphomicrobium album containing:
- a CDS encoding calcium-binding protein, with translation MRIEWVPVQMYGLGRLGFDHLQLVFEPGESGRSAQDDWFVMEGVRDATSDGTYLGIEGADGRTTLATANLAARAELADKIGTPELRGSRALPYAGEEFGAWETMASYARDIEAEDYPYIAFGLPGSPTPTVNSSSAIASLVHYSGLDPTRTLPYGMHLSPGMSTLLGTGSDDSLHAEHGFTTLLGGRGADTFSGSAGPKQIEKFYGGEGDDIFRWSPGFNIAHGGQPQLDYGTDGTDVIDYSGAGEVTITFNRHWIPHKVPNFVAVFDTGVDHLFSVERIQWSAKTDRIVLGKGVDLLEDDRVSPPNARLDGDDVRTASIAVEGLAAPAGASTGSAGADRIVGGRGDDVIDAGAGDDTLYGAEGDDILVGGSGGDGYVYLPGDGDDVVIDLSGAPEVDELVLAGGIEPGDVRVMRLGADDLLLAFADGSIRVCGYFASPHVGIERVLFDHAPPWTREDIELRAIDQPHAIWPVAGADHDASSLVLGADWQDGASAQDLF